One part of the Aricia agestis chromosome Z, ilAriAges1.1, whole genome shotgun sequence genome encodes these proteins:
- the LOC121738694 gene encoding peptidyl-prolyl cis-trans isomerase-like 1, producing MLGYSNAGIPDKSWQPPVAVLETTMGTVVVEMYWKHTPNTCRNFMELVRRGYYHNTKFHRVIRDFMIQGGDHTGTGKGGQSIYGPTFDDEISTDLKHTGAGILSMANAGPNTNGSQFFITLAPTQWLDGKHSIFGRVQSGMSVIKRIGLVECDKNDCPVDDVRIERAYIPK from the exons ATGTTGGGATACTCCAATGCTGGTATTCCAGATAAATCTTGGCAACCACCAGTTGCGGTACTGGAAACAAC aatgggTACTGTAGTTGTAGAGATGTACTGGAAACACACACCAAATACGTGTAGAAACTTTATGGAATTAGTAAGAAGAGGATACTACCACAATACGAAATTTCATCGGGTCATCCGAGACTTTATGATACAAGGCGGTGATCACACAGGAACAGGCAAAGGAGGCCAGTCAATCTATGGACCAACTTTTGATGACGAGATCTCAACTGACTTAAAACACACAGGTGCTGGTATACTGTCAATGGCAAATGCAGGACCTAATACAAATGGATCTCAGTTTTTCATTACATTGGCTCCTACACAATGGTTGGATGGGAAACATTCCATTTTTGGAAGAGTACAAAGTGGAATGTCTGTTATCAAACGAATAGGTTTAGTGGAGTGTGATAAAAATGACTGCCCTGTGGACGATGTGAGGATTGAAAGGGCTTATataccaaaataa